The Bacteroidota bacterium DNA window GATTATTCCTGAAAATAGATGGATTTCAGTGATTAAAGTCACTTTTCTTACAGTGAAATTCAGTGGTGATGAAAAAAATATTGCCATTTAACATTCCAATTCACCTTTGCTGGCACACAAATTAAATAAAGCTTTCACATGTAAGAACTGGTCTATTAGTGGAACACGGCTGCTATCAGAAGCCCCTATATTGCACTCATAACCTAAACAGCATATGGTTTAACTCCAGCCCCGTAAGGCTGACTTCAAACGCTGATAAGCCCCGTAAGGCTTTCAGCGTTTGTTTATTTATACCTTTTTTATATCGCAGTATTCATTCTTCATTGACCACTGACTCTCATTGCAGGATCAAACATGCCTGTTAAAATCAGCAACCATAAAAGTATTCCTATAGCGATCAAGGCGACCTGACGGCCGGTAAACTGATCGAGATAAATTACTTTAATGTCTGAACTATTTTCTTTCGCATAATTAAATGCTCTGAAGGCAGGGATCAGAAAAGTGAAATTCATCAATCCGATCAGGTAATAGGGCTCCGATAAACGGGAGAACATGCTGAAGACTATATAACCGATAAACATTCCGGTAACTGAATAATCTTTTCCATAACCTTTTGACGAAGCATAGCCAAGAATGCGGGTCAGTAATCCATGAAGGAAGAACAAAGTGAATATTGCCCTTGCGGCCGGAATGATATCCAGGTTTTCTCTTTCCTTGAAGAACTTCCACGCTTTATATTTCCACCAGACCTGATACATTCCAAGGCTGATGAAACATAAGAACATAAATTTATTCTCACTGATCAGAAACTCTTCTGTCCTGGAACTATCATTACCGGTAAAATCACTATCTAAGATATCTTTATTCTGATCCATCGCCATTCATTAGAATGGCGAATATAGATTTTTTTCTATCAGAATTACAGCTTGGACCTTAAAGAAGTCCAGCCGCCCCCATTGTAAACTTCAGAATAACCGTTAGACTTCAGAATACTTTTTGCTGAAGCACTTCTCATTCCGGATGCACAACAGGTTATTATAGTTTTGCTTTTATCAGGAAATTTGCTGAGGTTTTTTGCAAGCTGATCAACAGAAACATTTACAGAACCTTTTATATGTCCTGAAGCATATTCATTCTTTGTACGAACATCCAGAATGATCGCACCTTGCTGAACTAAATCAGCGTAATTAACTTTGGCACCAAGCCCAAGCATGTTTTTTATCGTATTTAACATAATTTAATTATTTGCAGTTTGTGAAATTACATATTTAACGTCAGCCCATGATCCGGCATTGTGACAATCGACTCCAAGTTGTTTCAGGTACATATACGCCTGACCACTTCTGCCACCTGAAGCACAACATAGGATCAATGGTGCCTTCAGGGCTTTGATCTCTTCCATCCTGGATGGTAATTCATGCAGGGGAATGTTCAATGAACCTTTAACATGACCACCGGAAAATTCCATTTCAGATCTGACATCGACAATCGTCCCTTGATTTTCTTTGATTAATTTTTCAATATTCATTTTATTCTGTTTTTGATTTTTTCTTTTGAAATATATTGAAGAACAATCCGCCCATTAATCCACCATAAAGCGTACTGTTCAACGGTTTTGAAGTTATTGCGCAAGTTCCGGATAAGCATCCTACATAAGTGTAATACAGATATCCTGCTATTGCACCGATCAGAATACCTGCCAGTGTTAAAAAATTATTTTTAAGAAAGTTCATTTGAAATATTTATTGATAAAGTTATTTTTGAAACCACATTTTAACGGCGATCACTACAAGCATTGATGCGAATATTTTCTTCAGTATTTCCTGCGGAACCTGAGTTGCATATTTTGCCCCAAAGTAACCACCTACAAAGAAGAATGCTGCAAGGATCAATGATGCTTTGATATCTACGAATCCTTTCTGGTAATATTGAAATGCAGCCAGAGCTCCAACCGGAAGAACCATCATGATGAGCGCTGTTCCTTGTGCCATTTGCTGAGAGTAACCCAGAAACATTATCAATGCTGGAATAATAATGATCGCACCACCTAAACCGAGCATTCCACCAAGGATCCCAGATAGAATTCCAATTAGCGCAATCAAGATAACTGAATGTGGTGTCATTTCTTTGATTTTAATGCATCAAAGGTCATTCATTTAAGCACACTGCACAGTTACATTTGTTACATAAAGAAAAGTTTTGTTCAGTTTACTAAAGTAATCTTATTCCGTCCCAACTCAACCAAGCCTTCTTCTTCCATTTGTTTGAGGAGTCTGGAAATTACAACGCGGACAGTACCTAATTCATTTGCCAGTTGTTCATGGGTAACATTGATCACTTTATTGTTCGTCATTTCAGATTTCTTCTTTATAAATGCTAACAATCGTTCATCCATTTTTTTAAAGGCCACTGCATTTACAACTTCCAGTAATTCTTCGAAACGACGATGATATAAACGGAAAATATAATCAAGCCACTCAGGATATTCCCGGATCAGTTCATTTACTTTATCGATTGGAATAAACAAAATTTCTGTTGGTTCTTCTGCAATAGCTATTACTTTACTTGTATCATTATGGATACCACCAAGAAAAGACATAATACAACTTTCTCCGGGCCTTATATAATACAACAGAATCTCTCTCCCATCCTCATCGGTT harbors:
- a CDS encoding rhodanese-like domain-containing protein is translated as MLNTIKNMLGLGAKVNYADLVQQGAIILDVRTKNEYASGHIKGSVNVSVDQLAKNLSKFPDKSKTIITCCASGMRSASAKSILKSNGYSEVYNGGGWTSLRSKL
- a CDS encoding rhodanese-like domain-containing protein, producing the protein MNIEKLIKENQGTIVDVRSEMEFSGGHVKGSLNIPLHELPSRMEEIKALKAPLILCCASGGRSGQAYMYLKQLGVDCHNAGSWADVKYVISQTANN
- a CDS encoding Crp/Fnr family transcriptional regulator, whose amino-acid sequence is MEMNDLVEFKSTPEIREKLKKYGITKKFSEDDIILNENAYIKAIPIVINGSIKVMRTDEDGREILLYYIRPGESCIMSFLGGIHNDTSKVIAIAEEPTEILFIPIDKVNELIREYPEWLDYIFRLYHRRFEELLEVVNAVAFKKMDERLLAFIKKKSEMTNNKVINVTHEQLANELGTVRVVISRLLKQMEEEGLVELGRNKITLVN
- a CDS encoding sulfite exporter TauE/SafE family protein, whose amino-acid sequence is MTPHSVILIALIGILSGILGGMLGLGGAIIIIPALIMFLGYSQQMAQGTALIMMVLPVGALAAFQYYQKGFVDIKASLILAAFFFVGGYFGAKYATQVPQEILKKIFASMLVVIAVKMWFQK